A single genomic interval of Chryseobacterium paludis harbors:
- a CDS encoding glycoside hydrolase family 97 protein: MKRNIISFCVFMLFAAIVSGQSLSSPNSQLKLNFKIEGEGVPYYSLNYKDQSILKDSRLGFVLKPSYSYFSEFKVDKVEYSSFNKSWIAVWGPNKEVENHYNEMLVHLIQNKTGWKLDIRFKLFDDGLGFRYEFPVQNDLRHFTIKDEMTNFNLGKDYKAFWIPADYDTNEFPVTTSKLSEVSKLIDDVRKESLASKAPSASLAVQTPLMLKSEDGIYINIHEAALVNFAAMTLNIDDKNFTLTSNLTPDKNGDRGFIQTGSVSPWRTMIISNDARQILSSNLIINLNEPSKVEDTSWIKPTKYIGVWWEYFTGGGSTWAYSDNQDVRIGETDYKTLKPNGRHGANTKHVKEYIDFASENGFDAVLVEGWNEGWEDNQAYRKEQIYSFTKAYPDFDVKELQAYAKSKKVKIIMHHETTSSVIDYERQLKESFQFMKDNGYDAVKTGYVGPIIPRSEYHDSQWMVNHYKYVAEMAARYHIMVDSHEAVRPTGLHRTFPNWIAQESARGTEFESFNGNRPDHTTILPFTRLIGGPMDYTPGIFEGDLSVYGNNKAKLSTTLAKQLALYVTIYSPLQMAADLIENYKKYPDAFQFIKDVAVDWDASYILEAEPGDYITIARKAKNKNEWFVGSITDENSREAIVDLAFLPKGKKFEATIYKDGKDADWKTNPKRYEISKQQVNSNSKLKIKVAPGGGFAISIKHLR, translated from the coding sequence ATGAAGAGAAATATTATATCTTTTTGTGTGTTTATGCTGTTTGCAGCTATTGTATCAGGGCAATCCCTTTCATCTCCCAATAGTCAGCTAAAATTAAATTTTAAAATTGAAGGTGAGGGAGTTCCATATTATTCATTAAACTATAAGGATCAATCAATTCTGAAAGATAGTCGGTTGGGGTTTGTTTTAAAACCTTCCTATTCGTATTTTTCTGAATTTAAAGTTGATAAGGTTGAATATTCATCTTTTAATAAAAGTTGGATTGCGGTTTGGGGGCCAAACAAAGAAGTTGAAAACCATTACAACGAAATGCTTGTTCATTTAATTCAAAATAAAACAGGGTGGAAACTTGATATAAGGTTTAAACTTTTTGATGATGGGCTGGGTTTTCGATATGAATTTCCGGTTCAGAATGACTTAAGACATTTTACCATAAAAGATGAAATGACGAATTTTAATTTAGGAAAAGATTATAAAGCGTTTTGGATACCCGCAGATTACGATACGAATGAGTTTCCTGTAACGACTTCGAAATTATCAGAAGTTTCAAAATTAATTGACGACGTTCGAAAAGAATCACTGGCATCGAAAGCTCCAAGCGCTAGTCTTGCTGTACAGACACCATTGATGCTGAAGTCAGAAGATGGGATATACATTAATATTCATGAAGCTGCTTTAGTCAATTTTGCAGCGATGACATTGAATATTGATGATAAAAATTTTACTTTAACTTCGAATTTAACGCCCGATAAAAATGGAGACAGGGGTTTCATTCAAACGGGTTCAGTAAGTCCTTGGCGTACTATGATTATCAGTAATGATGCAAGGCAGATTCTTTCCTCTAACCTCATTATTAACCTTAATGAACCAAGCAAGGTAGAAGATACTTCCTGGATTAAACCAACCAAATATATTGGTGTCTGGTGGGAGTATTTTACAGGCGGAGGTTCTACTTGGGCATATTCTGATAATCAGGACGTCAGAATTGGGGAAACAGATTATAAAACCTTAAAACCGAATGGAAGACACGGAGCCAATACAAAACATGTAAAAGAATATATAGATTTTGCCTCAGAAAATGGATTCGATGCAGTTTTAGTAGAAGGCTGGAATGAAGGTTGGGAAGATAATCAAGCTTACAGAAAAGAACAAATTTACAGTTTTACAAAAGCGTATCCGGATTTTGATGTAAAAGAACTTCAGGCCTATGCAAAAAGCAAAAAAGTAAAAATTATAATGCATCATGAAACAACATCTTCAGTCATTGATTATGAACGACAGCTTAAAGAGAGTTTTCAATTTATGAAAGATAATGGGTATGATGCTGTAAAAACCGGATATGTAGGCCCTATAATTCCCAGAAGCGAATATCATGATAGTCAATGGATGGTAAACCACTATAAATACGTTGCAGAAATGGCAGCCAGATATCATATTATGGTTGATTCACATGAGGCGGTAAGGCCAACCGGCTTACACCGAACTTTCCCCAATTGGATTGCCCAGGAATCTGCGCGCGGAACAGAGTTTGAATCTTTTAACGGAAACAGACCGGATCATACAACAATATTGCCCTTTACCAGATTAATAGGTGGGCCAATGGATTATACGCCGGGGATCTTTGAAGGTGATTTGTCCGTGTATGGAAATAATAAGGCAAAATTAAGTACAACACTAGCTAAGCAATTGGCTCTATATGTTACAATATACAGTCCTCTCCAAATGGCAGCAGATCTGATTGAGAACTATAAAAAATATCCTGATGCTTTTCAGTTTATTAAAGATGTTGCTGTTGACTGGGATGCTTCCTATATTCTTGAGGCAGAACCTGGAGATTATATTACCATAGCTAGAAAAGCAAAAAATAAAAATGAATGGTTTGTTGGAAGTATCACTGATGAAAACTCCAGAGAGGCTATTGTTGATCTTGCATTTTTACCAAAAGGCAAAAAATTTGAAGCCACTATTTATAAAGATGGAAAAGATGCAGACTGGAAGACTAATCCTAAACGTTATGAAATATCTAAACAACAGGTAAATTCAAACAGTAAGCTGAAAATAAAAGTGGCACCTGGTGGCGGATTTGCGATAAGTATAAAACATTTAAGATAA
- a CDS encoding class I mannose-6-phosphate isomerase yields MKSNFNKFPVVEIQDHHCMAGWENIAEQLKRDIPKVIAVECYPGVFVEEIITSLQKFLNPQLLVNTQQAMKSEHEIAAMVQPYVTDDPVFGYIAPLKLEDYFDPSTIAEFQNQIADINGCTVVVGPGATLLAKKPDLTIYADMPRWEIQMRYRKNTACNLGRFNYTDSFAYQYKHAYFVDWRVCDHYKKRILNNCNFVLDTTLLNQPKMISATALFDALQQTVKAPFRVVPFFDPGPWGGQWLKEVCDLDRSLPNYAWGFDCVPEENSLLLGFGNQVVEIPSINLVFFQSEALLGKQVYDGFGDEFPIRFDFLDTMEGGNLSLQVHPLKEYIKEKFGMPYTQDESYYMLDTKEDAFVYLGLKEGVDPDSMMQQLEIAQNDQIPFDAEQYVQKWPVRKHDHVSIPAGTVHCSGANSVVLEISATPYIFTFKLWDWGRMGLDGKPRPISLEHGRNVIQWDRTSSWTKENILNLTEPVAEGDGWREERTGLDASSFIETRRHWFTKKVVHHTQDVVNVLNLVDGREVIVESPDLSFEPYIIHYAETFIVPAHVGAYTITPYGESIGKECVTIKASVRTNMITNKVLK; encoded by the coding sequence ATGAAATCAAATTTTAATAAATTCCCTGTCGTTGAAATACAAGATCACCATTGTATGGCAGGATGGGAAAACATTGCAGAACAATTAAAAAGAGATATTCCTAAGGTAATCGCAGTGGAATGTTATCCGGGTGTATTTGTGGAAGAGATCATTACCTCATTACAGAAATTCTTAAATCCTCAACTGCTTGTCAATACGCAGCAAGCTATGAAATCAGAGCACGAAATAGCAGCAATGGTGCAACCCTATGTCACGGATGATCCGGTATTCGGTTATATCGCACCTCTGAAATTGGAAGATTATTTTGATCCTTCTACAATAGCTGAATTTCAAAACCAGATCGCTGATATTAATGGCTGTACTGTAGTGGTTGGTCCGGGTGCCACTTTGCTTGCAAAAAAACCTGATCTCACGATCTATGCTGATATGCCACGATGGGAAATACAGATGCGTTATCGTAAAAATACAGCCTGTAATCTTGGTAGATTCAATTATACCGACTCTTTTGCATATCAATATAAACATGCCTACTTTGTAGATTGGCGTGTCTGTGACCACTATAAGAAAAGAATACTGAATAATTGTAACTTCGTTTTGGACACTACATTACTCAATCAACCCAAAATGATAAGTGCTACTGCTCTATTTGACGCACTTCAGCAAACAGTAAAAGCTCCTTTCAGGGTCGTTCCTTTTTTTGATCCAGGCCCTTGGGGCGGTCAGTGGCTGAAAGAAGTTTGTGACCTGGACAGAAGCCTTCCCAATTATGCATGGGGATTCGATTGTGTTCCCGAAGAAAACAGCCTGTTGTTAGGTTTTGGTAATCAGGTGGTAGAAATACCTTCCATTAATTTAGTGTTTTTCCAATCGGAAGCTTTATTGGGAAAACAAGTATACGATGGATTCGGAGATGAATTCCCTATTCGTTTTGATTTTCTGGACACCATGGAGGGAGGCAATCTAAGTCTGCAGGTACATCCACTGAAAGAATATATTAAAGAAAAATTCGGGATGCCTTATACGCAGGATGAAAGCTATTATATGCTGGATACCAAAGAAGATGCTTTTGTATATCTGGGTCTAAAAGAAGGTGTTGATCCTGATTCTATGATGCAGCAGCTGGAAATAGCCCAAAATGATCAAATCCCTTTTGATGCAGAACAATATGTACAAAAATGGCCTGTCCGCAAACATGACCACGTATCTATACCTGCAGGTACTGTACATTGTTCAGGAGCAAATTCTGTGGTATTAGAAATTAGCGCAACACCCTATATTTTTACATTTAAGCTTTGGGATTGGGGACGAATGGGACTGGATGGCAAACCAAGACCTATATCACTGGAACATGGTAGAAATGTAATACAATGGGATCGCACCTCATCATGGACAAAAGAAAATATTCTAAATCTTACTGAGCCTGTTGCTGAGGGAGATGGTTGGCGTGAAGAACGTACCGGGCTGGATGCATCATCGTTTATTGAAACCCGAAGACATTGGTTTACTAAAAAAGTAGTTCACCACACCCAAGATGTTGTCAATGTCCTGAATCTCGTGGATGGGCGTGAGGTAATAGTAGAAAGTCCAGACCTAAGTTTTGAGCCATACATTATTCATTATGCCGAAACTTTTATTGTTCCGGCCCATGTTGGAGCTTATACTATTACCCCATATGGTGAAAGTATAGGTAAAGAATGTGTTACCATAAAAGCAAGTGTCCGTACAAATATGATCACCAATAAAGTTTTAAAATAA
- a CDS encoding ROK family protein, which produces MSKPVITIDMGGTRIKIGIVYNNSLLASSSIDANSNNGLRSRLPYIQETVEKLLLQERLSLTGIAGLGIASPGIVDNHQKKILSIDKKFGDAPEINLEEWCLQAFDLPFFIENDARAALLGEWKYGKAQDYDNIVLMTLGTGIGSAAIMEGQLLRGKHFTAGILGGHSVINYKGGLCNCGNKGCVETEASTWNLATIINSDKNFAESRLASIPEVDYELIFGLAEEGDKTALQIRDQSLQAWSACAINLIHAYDPEALILSGGIMASGSQIIPYIRKQVEAHTWTPWGTVKIETAEFPQTAALLGMAHLISN; this is translated from the coding sequence ATGTCAAAACCAGTCATTACCATAGACATGGGAGGTACCAGAATTAAAATAGGTATAGTATATAATAATTCTTTGCTGGCCTCTTCTTCCATCGATGCTAATTCCAATAATGGTCTTAGATCACGGCTACCCTATATACAGGAAACTGTAGAGAAGTTACTGTTACAGGAAAGACTTTCTTTGACAGGTATTGCCGGATTAGGCATTGCCTCTCCCGGTATTGTGGACAATCATCAGAAAAAAATACTTTCTATTGATAAAAAATTTGGCGATGCTCCAGAAATTAATTTAGAAGAATGGTGCCTACAGGCATTTGACCTACCATTTTTTATTGAAAATGATGCACGTGCTGCATTACTGGGAGAATGGAAATATGGGAAAGCACAGGATTACGATAATATTGTTCTCATGACTCTGGGAACAGGAATAGGAAGCGCAGCTATCATGGAAGGGCAATTGCTGAGAGGCAAGCATTTCACTGCGGGTATACTGGGGGGGCATTCGGTTATCAATTACAAAGGAGGGTTATGCAATTGTGGCAATAAAGGATGTGTAGAAACAGAAGCTTCTACCTGGAATCTTGCAACCATCATAAATTCTGATAAAAATTTCGCAGAAAGCAGACTTGCCTCCATTCCAGAAGTTGACTATGAATTGATTTTCGGCTTGGCAGAAGAGGGAGATAAAACAGCATTACAAATACGCGATCAAAGTCTTCAGGCATGGTCTGCATGTGCTATTAATCTGATCCATGCTTATGATCCGGAAGCACTTATACTTTCTGGTGGAATCATGGCGAGCGGTTCTCAAATCATCCCTTATATAAGAAAACAAGTTGAAGCTCACACGTGGACGCCTTGGGGAACTGTAAAAATTGAAACAGCAGAATTTCCTCAGACAGCTGCTTTATTAGGTATGGCACATTTGATATCCAATTAA
- a CDS encoding sugar porter family MFS transporter, with amino-acid sequence MQSTVNSNMIYKATLVASVGGLLFGYDTAVISGAIGFMRTYYHLSDIMTGWVASCALLGCIIGAMYSGALSDRVGRKKVLMLSALLFTISSIGTSLAPSLWLFVVFRIIGGMGIGIASMLSPMYISEMAPAAIRGRLISIFQLGIVSGILVIYFVNAYIAGIHNDSWNILTGWRWMFGSGVIPSIIFILLLLTVPESPRWLAGQARNVEALAILSQINGPIIAQRELNSITASLKDEKPFSFSILKEPKLKRALFIGILLAIFSQITGINAIMYYAPEIFKSTGVGSDSAFMQTVLVGIINVIFTFVAIKYVDTWGRKKLLLFGISGMAICLFIIGWGFYIQQQGYLILIAILGYIACFAMSMGPLAFVVIAEIFPTKARATAMSVATFFLWLAVFLVSQTFPVLIGTIGNSYTFWLYMVIAIIAFLFIWKKVPETKGKTLEEIEDTWNQEKVF; translated from the coding sequence ATGCAATCAACTGTAAATTCTAATATGATCTATAAAGCAACTCTGGTGGCATCTGTAGGCGGCTTATTATTTGGTTATGATACTGCTGTTATCTCCGGAGCTATTGGCTTTATGCGAACTTATTATCACTTATCTGATATTATGACAGGCTGGGTTGCTTCCTGTGCTTTATTAGGCTGTATCATAGGAGCCATGTATTCCGGAGCACTTAGTGACCGTGTCGGTCGTAAAAAAGTACTCATGCTTTCAGCGTTATTGTTTACTATTTCTTCTATAGGGACATCACTTGCGCCGAGTCTTTGGCTCTTTGTAGTATTCCGAATTATAGGTGGTATGGGCATCGGTATCGCTTCTATGCTCTCTCCTATGTATATCTCAGAAATGGCACCTGCTGCAATAAGAGGACGGTTGATTTCAATATTTCAACTTGGGATTGTATCTGGTATTTTAGTTATTTATTTTGTAAATGCCTATATCGCCGGAATTCATAATGACTCCTGGAATATCTTAACCGGATGGCGATGGATGTTTGGTTCAGGAGTTATACCTTCTATTATTTTTATATTGTTATTGCTTACCGTGCCCGAAAGTCCTCGTTGGCTGGCCGGACAAGCAAGGAACGTTGAGGCATTGGCTATTCTAAGTCAGATCAACGGGCCAATAATAGCACAACGAGAATTAAATTCCATTACCGCATCGTTGAAAGATGAAAAGCCTTTTTCTTTTTCTATTCTAAAAGAACCTAAACTAAAACGGGCATTATTTATCGGTATACTACTCGCCATATTCTCACAGATTACCGGAATTAATGCCATCATGTATTATGCACCTGAAATTTTCAAATCAACAGGTGTAGGATCAGATTCTGCATTTATGCAAACTGTTTTGGTAGGTATCATTAATGTAATTTTCACCTTTGTAGCTATAAAGTATGTTGATACCTGGGGACGTAAAAAGCTGTTGCTATTTGGTATTTCAGGTATGGCTATTTGTTTGTTTATTATTGGGTGGGGGTTTTACATTCAACAACAAGGCTATTTGATACTCATTGCAATTCTGGGGTATATTGCTTGTTTTGCAATGTCAATGGGACCTCTTGCTTTTGTTGTTATTGCCGAAATATTTCCTACGAAGGCGCGTGCTACAGCAATGTCCGTTGCCACATTTTTTCTGTGGTTAGCTGTATTTTTAGTGTCCCAAACCTTTCCGGTACTTATAGGAACTATAGGTAATTCTTATACTTTCTGGTTATATATGGTCATTGCAATAATCGCTTTCCTGTTTATCTGGAAAAAAGTTCCTGAAACCAAAGGAAAAACCCTGGAGGAAATAGAGGACACATGGAATCAAGAGAAGGTCTTTTGA
- a CDS encoding glycosyl hydrolase family 95 catalytic domain-containing protein produces MKKSLVLFSVFFAGFFKLCLAQDPWIIKSEKIEPNNYTGISVSNGMIGVVSSPEPLKVGSVIIAGVYDQYGRGRTSNFLSNFNILDINLSINWQQINRNNISNYSQRIDLKTATFSGSFDYGDIAHVEYKYTALRHLPNNVLLTVSIQPKKDLAFVAESNIKTPQGFIQPQQYYTEITPPHATIPLLTSVAKSPTGAVTVAASTTFVFSEEQYTQPKISHEMRDSDTHLMKFVKKLKTSEKPYTFSVIGSLITSSQVNDPFNAVERLSIYANLQDPDNLYKKHEAEWQKLWEGDIEIEGDPQVQQDIHNMLYHLYSFSREGSNHSLSPAGLSGTGYNGHVFWDTEMFMFKPLLFFHPEMAKSLVEYRYDRLKAAEMNAAIHGYKGAMFPWESAMSGEEETPVWALSGTYEHHITGDVAFATWYYYLFTKDIKWLKEKGWPVLQKTAEFWQSRVEKKGSEYHIKNVVAADEWAENIDNNAYTNAIAKLNLQFANAAAKALDLPLNKDWDDIAEHLVFTKLENGVTKEYDTYKGEPIKQADVNLLAYPLHIIQDKNQIRKDLEYYQKRVPNQKTPAMTKAIFALLYSRLGDGKQAYKLFKESYEPNLLPPFRVFAETVEGDNPYFITGAGGALQTMIMGFGGVDIDEKGSLKKIKSTLPSHWKKVVVKGIGSENLIFSNSQ; encoded by the coding sequence ATGAAAAAATCACTTGTTCTTTTCTCTGTATTCTTTGCGGGTTTCTTCAAACTTTGTCTTGCACAGGATCCATGGATCATCAAATCTGAAAAGATCGAACCTAATAACTATACTGGAATTTCGGTTTCTAATGGTATGATAGGTGTTGTTTCATCACCAGAACCATTGAAGGTAGGAAGTGTTATTATAGCTGGAGTTTATGATCAATATGGGCGGGGAAGGACAAGTAATTTCCTTTCGAATTTTAATATATTGGATATTAATTTATCCATCAATTGGCAACAAATCAACAGAAATAATATAAGCAACTATAGCCAGAGGATTGATCTTAAGACGGCTACTTTTTCAGGCTCGTTTGATTACGGAGATATTGCCCATGTTGAATATAAGTATACAGCATTGAGACATCTGCCCAATAATGTGTTGCTTACTGTGAGTATTCAGCCTAAAAAAGATTTGGCATTCGTTGCTGAAAGCAATATAAAGACACCACAAGGATTTATACAGCCCCAACAATATTATACTGAAATAACACCACCGCACGCAACGATTCCTCTTCTTACATCTGTAGCAAAAAGTCCTACCGGAGCAGTGACAGTGGCAGCGAGTACAACTTTTGTATTTTCTGAAGAACAATACACCCAACCTAAGATTTCCCATGAGATGCGTGATAGTGATACCCACCTCATGAAATTCGTTAAAAAACTGAAAACCTCAGAAAAGCCTTATACTTTTTCAGTAATAGGATCTTTAATTACCTCATCTCAGGTTAACGATCCTTTCAATGCAGTAGAAAGATTAAGTATCTACGCAAATTTGCAGGACCCCGATAATCTTTATAAAAAACATGAAGCAGAATGGCAAAAATTATGGGAGGGAGATATTGAAATAGAAGGGGATCCACAGGTACAACAGGATATTCATAATATGCTGTATCATCTTTATTCATTTTCCAGAGAAGGATCTAATCATTCGTTATCACCTGCTGGACTTAGTGGTACTGGGTACAACGGCCATGTTTTTTGGGATACGGAAATGTTCATGTTCAAACCATTGCTGTTTTTTCATCCAGAAATGGCTAAAAGCCTTGTAGAATACAGATATGATCGTTTAAAAGCAGCAGAAATGAATGCTGCAATACATGGTTATAAAGGAGCGATGTTTCCATGGGAAAGCGCTATGTCAGGAGAAGAAGAGACTCCTGTTTGGGCTTTATCAGGAACTTATGAGCATCATATAACAGGGGATGTTGCATTTGCTACCTGGTATTATTATCTTTTTACTAAGGACATAAAATGGCTTAAAGAAAAAGGATGGCCTGTTTTGCAAAAAACCGCCGAATTTTGGCAGTCCAGGGTGGAAAAGAAAGGAAGCGAATATCATATTAAAAATGTAGTAGCAGCTGATGAATGGGCAGAGAATATTGATAATAATGCGTATACTAATGCCATTGCAAAACTGAATTTACAATTTGCAAATGCTGCAGCTAAAGCCCTTGATTTACCATTAAACAAAGATTGGGATGATATTGCTGAGCATCTTGTTTTTACAAAATTAGAAAATGGGGTTACAAAGGAGTATGACACCTACAAAGGAGAACCGATTAAACAGGCAGATGTCAATCTCTTGGCTTACCCTCTTCACATTATTCAGGATAAAAATCAGATCCGAAAAGATCTGGAATATTATCAAAAACGAGTGCCTAATCAAAAGACTCCCGCGATGACCAAGGCTATTTTTGCATTATTATACAGTCGGTTGGGGGATGGAAAACAGGCTTATAAGTTGTTTAAAGAATCTTATGAACCTAATCTTTTACCTCCATTTAGAGTTTTTGCCGAAACGGTTGAAGGAGATAACCCCTACTTTATTACTGGAGCTGGAGGTGCTCTTCAGACAATGATCATGGGATTTGGAGGAGTTGATATCGATGAAAAAGGATCATTGAAAAAAATAAAAAGTACATTACCATCTCATTGGAAAAAGGTTGTTGTAAAAGGAATTGGTTCTGAAAACTTAATATTTTCGAACAGTCAATAA